In Perca fluviatilis chromosome 19, GENO_Pfluv_1.0, whole genome shotgun sequence, the genomic window ATATTTTCCATGAAATTAAGCCCCCAAAATGATTTACTTAAAGCtgtagtgcatagtttctgtcgcccccatgaggaagtctatgtaatgacaacaaaactgtcggcgcgtccacatgatataagccttctgtgatcgcgcacCCCCCACCCTAACCCACCCATGATGgcctcttcagaagaggtaattatctttagTCGAGTTTCTGTGCATGAGTCGTCGgacaacacaatcttctgaacagccatactgagaagtacagagagagttgtgtggagtttatagtcttaattagctttgtagcgactcatttggcaatggcttcaatgtaacggatgttaattaatatcaaaaagttatgcactagaGCTTTAAGGGAAAATAAAGCTTTTTTGATTTAAACTACGACATACATTTACTAAAACCATGAATACAACATGCAAACACTGGTTCAAAACTGCACGAAACAAAAGTAAGTGAGGCGGCTGCCAAAATCTAATCTCAATCTGACTTCATGACCAGTTATGGTGTCTCACCAGTGAAGACAGGTGCACCGCAACTGGCCTGTCCTTTCCTCAGGGATCCAACGACCTCTAGCCCGTTGACTGGGTTCACACACCAGCAGTGGTGTTTAAAGCACTGCTGGGCCTGGTAGAGGCCACGCTCGTCACAGACGGGGCGGAAACCAGGGACCTGCACAGGCTTCACACCAGCTTTCTCCAGCTGGCAGTCAGTGGCCTGCAGAGGGActgggagaagagaggagaggagttaaatgtcattttaatcACAAACATTCTAAAGTGTAGATAGATAAAGATTGATTATCAATTCATACACtgtaatacatacacatatagtaAATATATACAGAACATACCATTTTTTTCTGGGACTCCAGTGGAAGCCTCCTGCAATACAACCAGTGAAATTAGAACTGAGAAAAAGATTAACACCACATCTTAAACTTGATTTTACAATAATATGACAGGATTCATTCCACAAGAGGAACAAGACAGAAACATTACTGTGTGACTATATTAAAGGTGGATTATTTTTCTATCATATCATTAAATTCAAAGAGTATACCTGCACCTCCATTGTAACTATAGCCTGACTGTTAAATAGCTTGGCTTCTATGTCAGGTGATATTATCTTATCAGCCTATTTTCAACAATAGAGAAACACCAAAGATCCATCTGAGAGCACTGAAAAGTTTACTTTTAGTattggatttattttatttattggttATTTTTTACCTCGTCCACATCCATTAGCTCGGGCAAGGCGTTCATGGGCATGTGCATCGGCAACTACAGacagaaagagtgtgtgtgagaggtagAAAAAAACAGATTGATTAACTAAATGAAAGTTAGACCCTAACAGAGATCTCATGAGTAAtaggatttcttttctttctgacatttgacattttctcttctattatcattatattatttAGCTGCTCACAAAAGGCATTCTGCTAAATACCAACAGTGTACATTATATCCCTCCTAATCTGTATTctatgtattctgtattctaaTCTGTACTATATTTGGCCTCCTCACCAGATCTTCCCTTCGTCATTTGTGACTGCAGGTTGTTGCTTTGCTCCTTCAGAGACGTGATTTCACCCCTCTGGCTGAGGAGGAAGTAGGCGATCATCGCCTGGCCCACAATCAGGACACAGGCCAACAGGGTTATACCTGCCACCTTATAGGCCCGGGAGGAGCGGCCACTGGAAAGcagtaagagagagaaagagggaagaggTGAGGGGGTGTatgtagagaaagagaggagaaacacatttaatttggaggacttgttgaacATATACATATTGGAATGGAATCAGAAGGAGAAACAAAGAGTGATAGACAGTAGAAAATGAGGAGGGACATGAAGAAGAAGTCTTTAATATGACGGGGCATCGTGAATTACAATCATCCATTTCAACTGTTCACGGACCGGTGCGTCTTTTTTGATTAATGACTGTAAGATTAAAACAAGGGGGAAAAGATATAATTTTTATCTGCCACTGACAAGGAGGTCATAGGGACTAAATCATTAGGTGGGAGAAAGAGatcaagagagacagaggagaagaaATAGACAGGAAAGTGAGGGAGTGGAGAAGAATGCAAAGTATGAGGAACTTTATAAAGGCCTAGGCTGAAAATGTAACAGGAAGCTCAGCCATGGTATTCAGCATATATACAGTACGTCACCACCAACTGAGAGATGACATCAGCTGCTGTCAAGCAGAAGCTTAGGTGaaagtttgacatttctttGTATCATGCTTGTTTAGCTCACACCAAGGCCTCCTTTGGAAATCCCCCATTGCTTTAAATGTTGTGTCCTCTCTGAGACTGCTTTTAAATCTCAACTAAATGGTGTGTCTACTCTGTGATGAATTTATGCTAAAAAGCCTTAAATACAGTCTTGTTTTTTAATGTGCTAATGAAGAAATGTTTCATTGAAGTGGCATTTACTCATGAAAACATAACTaaacacatgaaataaaataagaaaacaaaatgaggaCATCCACAGACTTTTAGTAGAGTTACAACCCATTTATAGGACTGTCCACTTGTTTTGGCAAATTTGATGTTCCTTATCTACAATTACATGTATATCTATGCTCTTTCCAATAATTTCTCTGCAATATCAAAATAAATGAGCAGACTGGAGGCTTGATTGGTAATCCATCACTTTTGTCACAGttaaagtcaattttatttatacagcccAATATCAAAAATCACACAAATTTTCCTCAAGCAGCTTTAAGCAGTTTCGTTATTGTTGTTTTGGTAATTGTTTAGTAAGTGCTGACAGATAGAAAAGTCTGTCTACACGTTCAGTGTGATGGACCACACAAATCAGTTTCAAACGTTTCAAGAGTCTGCTGATTGATTTTAATGGAGATTAATGGTAATCAATGGCTCATTGGAGGGTAGATAATATACACTCAAAGTTCTGAAGAAGAGTACCATGGTTTATAAAAAACGGTTACCTGTAAATTAAAGTAGTTTGTAGTAAATGGGTTAAAACAGGAATAATCACTGTTATGGTTTGGTGCCACCAATATAAACATTAGTTTAGTTAACTAATTTACAGTAAATGGTTAACTTTGTTGGGACCAGGTTTTTGGTTCTATGGAACtccataaacataaaaaaacaagtcCATACACAATCCTTACCCCTGTGCATTGAAGGCTGCCTGCTGGTTGGTAGCTGCCAGGAGAGGCTGGTTTTGGGTCTCGGGGTCCGACAtcttcacacaaacacaaacctgttaaaacacacatacatatccaCATAAGTGATTAAAACCAGAATATAATGGCAAaaaaatgcacacatacacgtaagcacacacacacatagagagagagagaaattaccTTATTTCAGGTCAAGTCGAAAGCTGTTTCACAAATAGGCTTTTAATGACAGAATTCAGTGAGATTTTACCTTTATGcctgaggagagacagaaggaacTGAAAGCAACAGGCGGGGAAAACCAACAACAACCCAACTCtggttggattttttttttttaaaccaaatttCTGATTGGTTCCTTGTGCTGACGCATCATCTGTTACCAGGGGCAGAGTTAAAAGATATCTAGCAATCATGAAACACCCGATTGAGAGGTTTATATTCCCTTTATATGAACCTAAGGGAAGAGTGAATCCTTCTGTACTAAATACTGCTGTAGGTGGAAAGGTTGACATAAGACTATTCTACTATATAGTTATGTGGACGTGTCGTCTGCATAGTCCCCAggcagaaggttatgtaaatatatttacaaTATCAAAATAAATGAGCAGACTGGAAGCTTGATTGGTAATCCATCACTTTTGTCACAGttaaagtcaattttatttatacagcccAATATCAAAAATCACACACATTTTCCTCAAGCAGCTTTAAGcagttttgttattgttgttttggtAATTGTTTAGTAAGTGCTGACAGATGTCTACACGTTCAGTGTGATGGACCACACAAATCAGTTTCAAACGTTTCAAGAGTCTGCTGATTGATTTTAATGGAGATTAATGGAAATCAATGGCTCATTGGAGGGTAGATAATATACACTCAAAGTTCTGAAGAAGAGTACCATGGgttatgtaaatatatttattttatgtaaatatcGCCTggggactatagtccaatacaaaaactgagtgcactgaacaaattaacgattggatgtgccagaacattcttaaattaaatgaagataaaactgaggtggttgtttttggaggaaaagaggaacgattaaaagtcagcgctcagcttcaaacgacgttgaatgttaaaaacaacagacaaagccagaaatcttggtgtaggcctagtcatggactcagacctgaatttcaacagccacattaagatCATTACAAAGTTAGATTATTATCCccttaagaatatatcaagggttaaaggacttatgtctcagcaggatttggaaaaacttgtccatgcttttatcttcagtagacttgactagtgtaacggtgtctttacaggtctccctaaaaaaaatcaatcagacagctgcagctgattcagaacgctgctgctcgagtccccactaagaccaagaaagtggatcacatcactccagtctttacactggcttccagtgcttcaaataattgatttcaaattacttttgctggtttgtaaatcactaaacggtttagggccaaaatacatttctgatctgctactacactatgacccacccagacctctcaggtcgtctgggacaggtctacttcctgtccccagagtcagaactaaacagggagaaGCGGCgctcagtttttatgctccacatatctggaacaaactcccagaaaactgcaggtccaccgcatatatatatatatatatatatatatatatatatatatatatatatatatatatatataatagtgtAGTGGATTCTACACTTCTAATGATGCAACTCAACAGTGTCTTTCatttagagctgcaacgattaatcgattagtctatcattaattgccaactattttgttAATTGACAGAATTCAGTGAGATTTTACCTTTATGcctgaggagagacagaaggaacTGAAAGCAACAGGCGGGGAAAACCcacactcacaacaacacaactctggttggattttttttttaaaccaaatttCTGATTGGTTCCTCATGGTGACGCATCATCTGTTACCAGAGTTAAAAGATCTCTAGCAATCATGAAACAGCCGATTGAGAGGTTTATATTCCCTTTATATATCTGTACATGGTTTaaattttgtaattaattaaaaatttgTTAACTGATGATATTGGTACAGTAATGATAAGGAAACAGATACAAATTTTAAGAATACACAGAAATAACTCAAGCCATACTGATAACCTGTACCATGGGTTATAGATTTAATATATAGCAACCTGCATTATAAATAATTACTgcaataatattattaatattagtgTTTTGGTCTTAGTATTCCACACCATTATTCCTTACCATTATTTCTGGGTTGAGGTACTTTATTAATAAACCTGTGCTAAAAGTTCTGCGCTGTTGTTCCCTGTTtgctataataaaataaaaaatcttgaaGTTCAGGATTGATTAATCCTAAGTCATACCCCCTGAACCAGATTTCAGGTCCCACAATCTCCAATAGACCCCAGCATTACACGGTTATCAAGTTGTTTTGGTATGCCATTATCATGTCTTTACCACGGAAAACTGCCAAAAGGATTGTACAGACATAAGGATAGACTATGTTACTATTTCTTAAAGGACTAAAAAATATATGTTCCGATTTAAATTGATTTTCATTTGATGCTAGCTTGTCAGGAAGGAGGTCAAATAATGCTCCAATTTAAGGCTACAATTTGGCGATGGAAAAACTGGCATGTCCATTTTGAAAGGGGTCCCTTGATCTCTCACCTCAAcatatctgaatgaaatgtcactgtaGAGTGCACTTTAGTGTGTTGACTGCTGTAGtgttttcatgctaaataaAAATTACGTTAATGCAACTGCTTTGGGgtcaattcttaatgtaaacattaatacTTTTAATAATGCAACAGGTTAGAGGGTTTCTTGTAGAATCTCTTTCACATTAagcaaaatagtttttttaagtGAAATAACCCTAATCAAATTGATATTGAATCAAATTGGAAATTGAATCAAATCGGGAATTCAGTGGCAATACCCAGCcctttttttataaacatttaaacCCATTCTGCTTCGCGATCTCCTGTGATCATGTCTTCTTAACACTCTGTATATCTATTctttatgtatgtacagtatggaaATTCTGGGAAATTCTGTGCGCATGCATGTTGTACTTGCAGACaggtcattttaaaaggctaagaCTAAACTAATAAAGCTTTTGCTGTAGCTGTTCCACAATTATGGTAATTTGACCCAGACTGGTACAAGCCATCTGATTAAAACGGCCCTGCTTCTCACAATGTGGACAAACAAGTACCATATAATTATTGAGCCAAGACAATTGGGTGAAGtatttttaaaaggttttttatttgttttgactttcACTTTTGAGGAACAAAAAAAGGTAGACTACATCAAAAGGGAATCAACAGAAGTCTGGCATTTGAGAAGCAGTGGCAAATTAAAGGAAGTGTGAGCACAGGGGGATGTGGTGAGACAGCTAAACATTTACAGTAAGTCAAAACAATCGATCAAATACAAAGATAAATAGTCTTAGTTATTCGTAGTGATTGACAGAAGTTGAAGTTGAAttgaatttgtttattttgcacaataaaatcaagacaacagtaacacaagaaaataaaataatgtaagATAAAGATTGTGCAGGTGAGATTAAGAAAACCCCTAGGAGcttagaaggaaggaagagacgGAGTTCCCCTGTCCTCTTTATGAGTTAGACCATTTACGGACAGAACAGATGGGCAGTGGATGCTGATTTTGAAATCAGTCTCAAAGCTCCTTCAACCTTCAACCCTCAATCATCATGGTATTTGATCAACATATCAAACTCAGGTCTGTTGTATCACAATCTGAGCTAGATATGATTCATCACACTGCAAGGCTGTTGACCAGGTCCAGCATGACGACACCCATCACTCCCATCTTATCCTTTTTACATTGGATTCCTATCATGTTCAGGATTCATTTTAAGGGTCTTGTTCTTACATATAGAGCCTTGCATGGTCAGGCACCTGAGTACATCTCTGACCTGCAATCCATATGCTGTAGGCCCCTTAGGTCTTGTGATCAGGGCTTACTGGTTGTCCCTTGTGCttgtcacatttttttaaattaaattttactattttttattacgtgttcatttttcttttactatATTAAATAAACTCatcagtgtgaaaccaaaattatttcttttttttattttttagtcaaTCTACTGCAGTAGACTCCAGGCCAATGGGGCGGTAAAGGCCTGTAAGCTAACTTGCCAACCGAGGAGGATGAAGGTGTTTGCCCTTTAAGTCTTTTGGATGTTGCCATTGGTTGAACTCGTACTGTTGCAGGAAGCAGGCATTGTGCTTCACTACCTAGCTACTATTTTCCAACGCAATACGCATAAATAATCTGAACATTTTCAACGGTATGAAATTACCACGTATCTTTTACGCTTTCTGTCTTTCGGGAAGATAGTGCCATGCATAGATGCATTTAACTATATGCCACATTGATGTGCCATTTAACCAGCTAACTTTGCTAGCATCAGTGTGGAGCGCCAAATTTGAATTAACAGTCAAcgctaacctaacctaaccttgGTTTTTATAGCTAACTTCGACAACTTTTGCAAGTTCATGTCTGCTTCACTAACGTAAATTCAATGCTGCTGCACGTATCATGTTCTTGCTCTCTGTTTAACTGTCATTTGCTGGGTTacgacatatagctagctagttagcttaacTGGAAAACAACGCTAACGTTAAACCGCTGACAATTTAACGTTACTTTTATTATAACCATTACGAAGTCACTTAACGAAGCTACATTATTTAACGGTAAGGTTACAGCTTTGATGTAACGCTAGCTAACTTAAAACCTTTTCCAACAGATGATGCGAAGACCCCGAACAACAACGGCCAAAGTTGTAGAGAAAGGAGATAACGTTATGGACTCAGACTTGTAAgtgattttcatttattaatcTGTTTTATGCAACAACAGCATATTGGTGTTGGTCACGGCTAATGGAGACACACATACGCATACCCACCTTATTAGACTATGCAAATAAGAATATGTAATCCATTAGAGACACTAGCCTGTGTTTATAATGGAGGAGAGCAGGTAAACCTGGGGAAAACATACAAAATTTACCTGAAAGAGCTCAATCCTGTCCATGTATTAGAATTAGCTGATTTACCACTTTGTTTCTACTCTATTATCAGGTCTTTTTCTCAGACAGTGAGTAGTGATGAGGATAGTGATGAATGGAGGCCAGCAGAGCCAAAGCCAAAAGCCCCCAGCAAGACTGCCAGAGCCCCTGCAGCAGCCCGGGAGAAGAAAACAGCTGCCAAGAGAACTGCTAAACCAAAGGAGCCGAAAGCACCCAAACAACCTAAAGCTCCTAAAGTGCCTAAAGTTCCTAAGCCAAGAGCACCACGCAAAACTGCAGCAGAGCGAAAATCACAGGCCCCCAAAGTTCTGAAGGGTTCTGGTGCATCTGGATTGACTGGAACAAAGAGGAAAAATATTGATGAAAGCAAAAAGGATGATAAGGCTGGAGAAGacaaaggagaagaagaaacagactgtccagaggtagaGAGGACAGAAGAGAGTGGGCCTAGTATCAGAATGAAGGAGGAggtaagatatatatatatatatatatatatatatatatatatataaacaaacaaacaaacaaacaaacaatatattgtcatattatttttgtcaataatttgtaaaaaaaaaatattctcttacctcctttctgtttttctttctcttgtttTTCCTTGTAGAGGGTGTCATTTATCGTGTCAGAAGCCCATCAGGCAGAAAGATGGGCAGGCGAAGGGTCATCACTAGCTGGCCTTAaagcaaagaaagaggaagtggaggaggaggatttCACTTTTGATGAGCCGTGTCAAAAGAAACAGAAGACCAGTGGTGCCTGCTTGGGACAACCAACTGCTTTACCATCATCAGAAGCACACACTCTGAGGAATGAACTCAATATGAACTGGGACTTGATAGAGGTATTGTAGGGTTTGTCGGTGTGGGAAAATGTTTGTCGGCCAAACAGCAACACTTAAGTGCTTTCACatttctacctctgttaggttAAGTTAAGCTAACTTTAGAGGACACTAGGACACTATTGCAATTGCCAACATGACCATTAATCAAACAGCATTAATGTTGTTGAGCTGTTAATTGGGACATTACCTTTTTAACACAATTACCTTGGAAGGTTGGGTTGGGTTGTGTACACTAAGGCTCAAAGAATGGGAGAGGATGGGGAATATCAACAGGTAGCTTAACACTTTATCATTGCATGTTGTTCTCTTACATTACTAAAAACACTCAAAGTCTCAAGCTGTTTTTAAGTTGGGGAGTTATACACCCcagggtgtgcgtgtgtgcatattcATAGTTGCTTATAGCTAAACAAAATTACAACAAAACAGTCAAATGACCCACCACCCACAGTGAAGGAGAACATACATGTTTATTACACACTTGCGTAATATTTTTCATAACCGCTCTCtatactgtaaatgcaccaaCAGATACTGGCTCCAACATGGACAAACATTTCTTTCTATTTAAAGTTAACCCTTGGATGTTATGGGCAGTGTCGTACTGCTTAATTAtctatttgtgtgtatatgtactgTTTTaatatctatgtatctatgttatatatgtatgtgtcctTTCCCTCAGCTGCTGTCCAATCTGACATGTGTGGAGCGATGGGTGTGTGTAAATATCATTCGGCTGCTTCGTGAGGACAACACCGTTCCGTTCATGGTGCGCTACCGCAAAGAGATGATTAACCACATGGACGCCGATGCTGTCCGAGATGTCCAGCTGGTATATGAGGAGATATGGTCAGTAAATGAAATATCTTAAATTTAACCAAAAGAGAAACTAACACACCTCATTATAACTCACTCATATTCTTGCCAGCACGAATTTATTGCATGTAGTGGCACACTTACATTCAGAGTTTCGTTTATACAGCTGTAGCAGGGTTTTTCCTgtctcagaatgggcctttggggggTGACTACACACGGCAGTAAGCATGATCAGTCGgcgtacagtaaaggcaatgagtcggttttaccttatttgacagaaatctatgcatttacctgttatttttgacaatttgataaacaaaaatgtatattatgcttgagtaaataaaaATTTAACTTAACTTAAATATTTCAATAAATCAAAGAGAGAGTCCGGTACAGCCCGACTCTGGAGACAAAACTGAGATTAGCTCTCATATTTATGTTCTGTTTGTTGAGTAAATTGCTCTCAAACACATTTagagaggatttgaattgctatttttattctcaattgTTATCATTTTgttgctggtgattttcctttttGCTGGCTAAAACTTCTTTGGGGGCTgccaaaaattcctctatgcaggaaaaacctagCCTGACATCGTCATACTCAGATTGTAGTCACTTCCCGACCTTGAATGTTGTGGGTGGGGCTAAGTTCgactggcatccaggctaggaaAAACCCTGCTGTAACCATGAAACGTTTTTTCATATGAGCTGAGGAGAAATGGGTTAATTTTCAGACAGCATATTTGACATTGGCCACTAGATGGTGCTAGTCATCAAGTATTAAGGCCCGAAACAGTAACGTAACAGTGTGTGATAGTTTTTCATGTGTATCACTTtatcttgtgtctgtgtgttttaattCTGCACTTTAgataatctttttctttttgtacatttgtgtttgtgtgtgtgtgttgctcagCTCTCTAGCTAAGAAGACCCAGTCTGTGATTCAGACCCTGAAGAAGGACGGGGTTTTGACAGCTGAGCTGGAACAAAACCTGAGGAGCTGCCGATCAGCTGATGAACTGGATCATGTGGTCAGAATCACATTTTTATGCTAAAGAAATATGTGTCATTTGGAGATCAAATTTTTGGTTGCAATATTAATTATCCAGACTTTTCATCCACACCTGAATGTGGTTCTTACACCTCTCCTTGCCACTCATCTCGGTCTGGTGCGTCTGTCTTTGCCTGTAGTATTCTCCCTATAAGAAAGGCAGTAAGCTGACGAAGGCTCGCAGGGCCAAAGCACTCGGCCTTGAGGCAGCCGCCTCTGCCCTCATGGACGCACCGCACACTCTGGATTTAAGGGCATGGGTAAAACCTGGTACAGAAGGTAAGACATAAACACGTCCACACACATTTTTAGACATTAAATTAAACATAGCACTGAAGGTTAGCATTATGCTTGGACAAGAACCCCTTGGACCTATTGTCCTTGTGTCAGACTCATTGTAGACTCACATTTGGTGAAATTACTCACACTAGTTATTTATTATGGACAGATTTGTTGGGGATATTACATGAATTAGGGCACATACCTAATGGTCACTGATTTGGTTAgatattttttaactttgatTCAAATGGTAAAAATGTTAAAGATTTAGATAACACATATTTATCCACAAACGTAtacaattacatttaaataaagtgaaaaatgtaacaatttgttGAAATTATATTTACTCTTACAGACTTGTAGTGCTTATTAAAGGTCCAAAACAgtactgtttttaagtacactgtatatttgtgtgtgtgtcaggtctGTCATCGCTGGAAGAAGTGGCTACAGGTGTGGAGCATATCTTGGCTGATATGATAGCTAAAGACCCTGAGACACTGACCTACGTGAAAACATTGTGAGGACATATCTGCATGCACACAGCATTTTAAATTTTCTGTGAtgattggttttattttttttactgtgttgCATTGATATTGTTACCGGagtaccttttttatttatttatttattttttaaacctaCATTTGATAATAATACAGTtccctcctctttctttccctctgtgtttctctcttgCTGTGTCAGGTGTGAGAACAGCTTTGTGACCATCCAGTCCTCTGTGTCCAAGTCAGCACTAAAGGAAAAAGAGCAGCACAAGTCCGTCCAAGGCCACAAAGCACCAGGGGCccagcaaaataaaaacaaggacaTTGACAAGTTTCACCTCTACGTTGACTTCACCTGCAACATCCATCGCATCCAGCC contains:
- the LOC120548461 gene encoding uncharacterized protein LOC120548461, yielding MSDPETQNQPLLAATNQQAAFNAQGGRSSRAYKVAGITLLACVLIVGQAMIAYFLLSQRGEITSLKEQSNNLQSQMTKGRSGEEAKYRSNFHLLPMHMPMNALPELMDVDEEASTGVPEKNVPLQATDCQLEKAGVKPVQVPGFRPVCDERGLYQAQQCFKHHCWCVNPVNGLEVVGSLRKGQASCGAPVFTGAMSKLLTVPDEAV